From the Amycolatopsis thermoflava N1165 genome, one window contains:
- a CDS encoding sensor histidine kinase, whose amino-acid sequence MAGNFLLTLLRKGAGVLASTPGELPAEIDDPEPVSALKRMGAVAASSTEGPRSSLMVRATRYAVLLPLVYRIGVLPIAWVWLVAAHGFVLSATVVAWVGVLANLTGLVWVLRVPDRSGRTTALLLAADLVFAIAAGVAVSATASAELYWAAAWVPFLNLTGTVGLWTMCRGVPAGLALVVLGVPFQVGLLALGGQLSMWVPPLVSGTGTMLVAVVTAAGTLVLLGVATRLALAIGMRLGVAGERARTERALHDTVLQALEAMAMHRGGDPAAELDRVRAQARAQAAELRRGLGTPGGGGQGLAGELTGLATEMAREGLRAQLALSDLADDTLTEARRAAVRDAAREALRNTLKHAGTREVVMRLAEHEGGIAVVIRDHGVGYDEDARPAGFGVSSSMKARLTEAGGWCRIDSKPGHGTRVTLWVPR is encoded by the coding sequence ATGGCTGGCAACTTCCTGCTCACCTTGCTGCGCAAGGGGGCGGGGGTGCTGGCGTCCACGCCGGGCGAGCTGCCGGCGGAGATCGACGATCCGGAGCCGGTGTCCGCGCTCAAGCGGATGGGCGCCGTCGCGGCGAGCAGCACCGAGGGGCCGCGCTCGTCGCTGATGGTGCGCGCGACCCGGTACGCGGTGCTGCTGCCGCTGGTCTACCGGATCGGCGTGCTGCCGATCGCCTGGGTGTGGCTGGTGGCCGCGCACGGTTTCGTGCTCTCGGCGACGGTGGTCGCCTGGGTGGGCGTGCTGGCGAACCTGACCGGGCTGGTGTGGGTGCTGCGCGTGCCGGACCGCAGCGGGCGCACCACGGCGTTGCTGCTGGCGGCCGATCTGGTGTTCGCGATCGCGGCGGGCGTGGCGGTCAGCGCGACGGCTTCGGCGGAGTTGTACTGGGCCGCCGCTTGGGTGCCGTTCCTGAACCTGACCGGGACGGTCGGGTTGTGGACGATGTGCCGGGGCGTGCCTGCCGGGCTCGCGCTGGTGGTGCTCGGGGTGCCGTTCCAGGTGGGGTTGCTCGCGCTCGGCGGGCAGTTGTCGATGTGGGTGCCGCCGCTGGTCAGCGGGACGGGGACGATGCTCGTCGCCGTGGTGACGGCGGCCGGGACGCTGGTGCTGCTTGGGGTGGCGACGCGCTTGGCGCTGGCCATCGGGATGCGGCTCGGGGTGGCCGGGGAGCGGGCGCGCACGGAGCGGGCGCTGCACGACACGGTGCTGCAGGCGCTCGAAGCGATGGCGATGCACCGGGGCGGAGATCCGGCCGCCGAGCTGGACCGGGTGCGTGCGCAGGCGCGGGCGCAGGCGGCCGAGCTGCGGCGGGGGCTGGGCACGCCGGGCGGTGGCGGTCAGGGGCTCGCGGGGGAGCTGACCGGGCTGGCGACCGAGATGGCGCGGGAGGGGCTGCGGGCGCAGCTGGCGCTGTCCGACCTGGCCGACGACACCCTGACGGAGGCCCGTCGAGCAGCCGTCCGCGACGCGGCGCGCGAGGCGTTGCGGAACACGCTGAAGCACGCGGGCACCCGGGAGGTCGTGATGCGCCTCGCCGAGCACGAGGGCGGGATCGCGGTGGTGATCCGCGACCACGGAGTCGGCTACGACGAGGACGCGCGCCCGGCGGGCTTCGGGGTGAGCTCGTCGATGAAAGCGCGCCTCACCGAAGCCGGCGGCTGGTGCCGAATCGACTCCAAACCAGGCCACGGCACGCGGGTGACCCTGTGGGTGCCGCGCTAG
- a CDS encoding dihydrofolate reductase family protein: MSTRPYVLASAAVSLDGYLDDTSDRRLLLSNEEDFARVDGERAGVDAILVGAGTIRTDNPRLLVRSGRGNPAKVTITGSGDLDPSANFFTTGDVEKLVYTPAAAVPKVRERLGAVATVVDGGDPLDLRRVLADLAGRGIERLMVEGGGAVHTMFLTAGVVDELQLAVAPVFVGEAEAPRFVGPGRFPPGRLQLTETRRIGDVVFMRYHLGQAARDHRRLREAIELAEKCPPSTTFRVGAIVVNAADEVLATGYSGETDPHDHAEEVAIAKLGDADLTGATIYSSLEPCSSRASRAVSCTQHILNAGIPRVVFAWREPNLFVDCVGAETLRAAGREVRELPDLATLVKATNAHLPLGD, translated from the coding sequence GTGAGCACGCGCCCGTACGTCCTCGCCTCGGCGGCGGTTTCCCTGGACGGCTACCTCGACGACACCAGCGACCGGCGGCTCCTGCTGTCCAACGAGGAGGACTTCGCTCGGGTCGACGGCGAGCGCGCCGGGGTGGACGCGATCCTGGTCGGGGCGGGCACGATCCGCACCGACAACCCGCGGCTGCTGGTGCGCTCCGGGCGCGGCAACCCGGCGAAGGTCACGATCACCGGGAGCGGCGACCTCGACCCGTCGGCGAACTTCTTCACCACCGGCGACGTCGAGAAGCTGGTCTACACCCCGGCCGCGGCGGTGCCGAAGGTGCGGGAGCGGCTGGGCGCGGTGGCGACCGTGGTCGACGGCGGGGACCCGCTCGACCTGCGGCGCGTGCTGGCGGACCTGGCCGGCCGCGGGATCGAGCGGTTGATGGTCGAGGGCGGCGGCGCGGTCCACACGATGTTCCTCACCGCGGGCGTGGTGGACGAACTGCAACTCGCGGTCGCGCCGGTGTTCGTCGGCGAGGCGGAGGCGCCGCGGTTCGTCGGGCCAGGCCGGTTCCCGCCGGGACGGCTGCAGCTGACCGAGACGCGCCGCATCGGGGACGTCGTGTTCATGCGGTACCACCTGGGGCAGGCGGCACGGGACCACCGCAGGCTGCGGGAGGCGATCGAGCTGGCGGAGAAGTGCCCGCCGTCGACGACGTTCCGGGTCGGCGCGATCGTGGTGAACGCCGCCGACGAGGTGCTGGCCACCGGGTACTCGGGCGAGACCGACCCGCACGACCACGCGGAAGAGGTGGCGATCGCCAAACTGGGCGACGCGGACCTCACCGGCGCGACGATCTACTCGTCGCTGGAGCCGTGCAGCTCGCGCGCGTCGCGGGCGGTGTCCTGCACGCAGCACATCCTGAACGCCGGCATCCCGCGAGTGGTGTTCGCCTGGCGCGAGCCGAACCTGTTCGTGGACTGCGTGGGAGCGGAAACCCTGCGCGCGGCGGGTCGCGAGGTGCGCGAACTGCCCGACCTGGCAACCCTCGTCAAGGCGACGAACGCGCACCTGCCCCTGGGGGATTAG